DNA sequence from the Methanolobus sp. ZRKC5 genome:
GTGGCCATGAGGTTATGGATGAAGTTAAGGCGGCTAATGCAGTATTACTGCTTTCTCCAAAGACTGTGGTGCCAATGATTTATGATTCGGATGATTTTGATGGCGCAAGCCCTGATGTATTCATAGATATGGTCAAAAAAAAGTCTCCTTCTACAAAAGTAGTGATTCTTTGATTTTCATGTAGGTGTCGTAAAATGGCAAGATCAAGAAAGAAAAACAAGGCTATATCCAAAATCATTGCACAAGAGCGTATTCAGTATCTCTTTGAACTCGCTAAAAATGAGCTTTGCTTAAACCCTGATAAGAGCGAACGGTACGTTTCGTTAGCAAGAAAAATAGGCATGCGTCATCGTGTAAGCATACCTGCAGAACTTAAACGCAATTTCTGCAAGCAATGTGGTTCCTTGCTTGTTACAGGTCAAAACTCAAGACGCCGCCTTAAAGATGGCAATATTATTATCACCTGCCTTAAATGCGGCGGAGTAACAAGATATCCCTTTAAATGTATAAAATCAAAATGATTATCCGTTGATCAGGGTCATAACTTTCATTGCCAGATATGCCACGGTGAATATTATAATTCCCATGGTCATATACATGAATATATTCCTGAAAACAACGTCTTTTTCAGAACCTGCCTTTATGCCAAAACCACCGCAGCAGCCTCCAGCTCCGCAGGATGTGCATGCACTCTCACTTTGCTTGTCGGATTCCTGACTATTTAATACCGGGATAATAGTTTTTTCAGACATTATTATGCTCTTTGTCCTTTATATTATTAGTTTCTCTACCACTGTGGGTATATTTGTAATTGCTAAAAAAAAGTACGACGAGAGGGGGATTCGAACCCCCGAGACGCAAGGCATCACAGGATTAGCAATCCTGCGCCATACCGGGCTTGGCTATCTCGTCACAGTCAGTGTTCGTTCCTAAACGCAATTCTGGTATTTAACGTTTTCTGGATTCAAGTGGCAGGCACGCCCAAAGTCGCTATTTTTTCCACTTTCAGGTGATCTGCAATCTCTTCTCCACCCCGCAACCCTCCAAGCGATAATTGTCTGCGGTTGGTCTGCTCCCTTCCGGGCCTGGACTGGTTCTCACGGTTAAGGTATACGAACAAGTTCTCCAACAAGCACATATACCAACGTCATCCAAGCAGGACGGGGTTTCTCAGTTGAAATTACAGGTTTGAAAATGGTCCAAACATCTTCTTCAGGCTTCGTCTCCCGCATATCGGCGATTTCGGGTTACAGGTAACGCCGGCCTACCCAGACTAGCCTGCCACCCTTACATATGCATTACAGGTAATAAAAGTATCCTTTGTACTGGTATGTGGTAAAAAATGTTTATGTTTGCGAGAATGATAAATTATGTAAAAGTAATTATATCATGTAACTCAATAATGTATTGGAGGATGAATATGGAAGAATTAATAGGATTTGTAACTGGTAACAAAAATCGTCAGAAATTACTTGCTTTGCTGGGTTCCAAGCATCAGCTGGATGCTGAAAAATTGGCAAAGAATATGCATATTGCTCGTCCTTCCGTCGATAAGATCGTAGAAGAGCTCATTGATAAAGAATTAATCGAACAGGAATGCGATGTATATAAGCTTACTGAACTGGGGGAAACTTTGGAGCGCAAAGTCCATAATATCTAATTATTTTTTTCATTTTTAGATTAAAGTGTCAGTTCTGAGTTTTATCCCGTTTTCTGTAATTGCATATTCTTTTATTGAGCGTTTGTGTTTTGTCCCTCTTGATTTGGTAACACACATATATCTTCGATCTCTTGCTCGGGAATTATGCAAAACGAGCACTGAATCCATGATGGATGCTGCATCTATTTTCTCATTACCTGGGCATTCCGAAGGTGCGGTATCTGTTGTAAATAAGGATGTAATGTTCCGGCTTTTCAGGTAATTTGTCATTGAATAAAGGTAGCCTCTAAGTTCTAAATTATCAGGCATTGATAACTCAAGGTGATTGGTTCCGTCAAAGAATACTCTGTTAATATTATTCGTTTCAATATTTTCTTTTATGTTTGCAGCATGTTCCCCAGGGTATATCTCACTTGGATTGTTGCAGATAAAAAATAAAAGTCCGTCATCAATATATCTTTCCAGATCCCATCCCATTCTTTTAGCATCAAGTATCATCTGGTGCGGTGTATCTTCGAATGTGACTACTATTCCCGCTTCATTATTTTTAAGTCCCTGCATTATGAATTGCAATCCGAATATTTTTTTTCCGGTTCCCGGGGTTCCAGCTACAAGAAGGCTGTTGTATTTTAAAAGTCCTCCATCGAACATACCATCCAGTCCGGGTATCCCTGTTCCAACTCTGGTATCGTCCAACGTTATCTTTTTTTCCGGTTTCAGGTGTGGGTACACGGCAAAGCCAGTTGAATTGATGTTATACAGATACTTACGGGAGGTAATCTCTGAGCGTATTCCCGGATCGAGCCCTCTCATTTTAATAAACTCCATTCGATGGTCTGCTTTGGAGTTACTGTCTTCTCTTGTGAGGTAAATAATACCATCTGAGAGGTGGCTGACTACGGAATTATGTAACTCTGTCTTTAAAAGTTCTCCAACAAGGAATGTAAGCATATTCCTTTCCTGAAGCATGGAGTCAAGTGTATAGAAAAATCTTCTTTTTTCCTGTTCGATAAATCCAAAACCAAGTGGTGTAACAGGGTCAATTACCAGTCTGTCAGGTTTAACTGATTCTATTATGTTTCCAATCTCGATCAAAGTTGTTAAAGGGTCCTTCTCTGCAAGTTGCCTGTTCATTGGATGTACTTCAAAAGAGTTGTCAAAGAAATCAAGCGTTGAATTGTACATCTTCAGTTTTTCAGTACTTTCTGTCGTAATAGGTATGTAGAGTGCTTTCTCCCCTTTTTTGGAAGCATTTGAAAGCATCTGCAGTGACATAATCGTCTTGCCCACTCCTGCTGTTCCTGCGACCAGGATTGTAGAGGGGGACATCATTCCACCCAAAATTTCGTCAAGCCCTTTGATACCACACGATATGCTTTTTAACCCGTCCATTCTATCTTCTTTCTGAGTTTGGTTCGATTATTTTTCTATTCGTTAATTTAATATATACTTTTATATAATTACTTGTTGGTGAATAATGTGAACTACAGATGTCCGCTTTGTGAAGGAAAAATGAATCGTTGGAGATATCCTGTACTTAAAAGACATGATCATTTTGGCCGCACACTTGCAATCTATAAATGTGTGGAATGCGGCCATGAAGAAACGTATCCGGATATTTAGAACATTGAATATACTTCTTCGTGAGGATGGATTACAAATCCGTTAGGGGTTATGTCATAGGGGTGGATCTTCTTACTGTGGTCCGACCCTCTCATTTTGTATATCTCCATACTTCTCATTCTTACGTTCTCATGTCTTTTGTAATAGAGTACGATAGTACCGTCTGTAACAAAATTCTCAACTCCGAACCTGGATGGTTTTGATTCATCTATAAGTTCACATGTCATCATCGATGTCAGGCCTATGACTTCAAGTGTTGTGCTGAGCTTGAGGAGTTCTATCCTTATTTTTGCCGGGTCCTGAAGGTAGAAACTAACAGATGTCGTTGAATCAATAAGTGCACGTTTGGCATTTATTTCCTCCTGAGTGGCTATGATCTGGTCCATCATGGACCTTATTTCAAAGGGCCGCACATCCACGTACTTTTCTTGTGATGGTATGCCTATCTTGGTGGAACAGGCGTCGATGATGACAAGTTTATTCTCATCTTCGAGTGCTTGCAGATCCCATCCTAATTTGAGAACGTTCTCTCTTATTTGTTCCGGCCTTTCTTCAGTTGCAACGATTATCCCATTTTCGCCGTATTTAGTAATTCCATTGTAAATGAATTGTATCGAAAAATTAGTTTTACCGGCGCCTGATGTGCCGGATATGAGGTATGTCCTGTCTCTGATAAGACCTCCTCCGCACAACTCATCAAATCCTGGTATGCCCGTTTTGACACGATTTGCCTCATCTTCCATTGATATTTCTTCAGAAACTGCGCCATCGTACATCTTATTATTTCGCTCCTTGTGATAATTGCGTGATAAAGTGAATTGAAAAGGTTATACATATATTAGTTTTATTTTATGTTTATTTTATGTTATCATATATATAAATATGTTGAATTATGATTATTGTAGTGGCCGTGAATATAGCTTTCTTTCTTAAAAAACTATATGGCAATCTGTGAACATTATCGGTGTGTTCCTTTGTATTTTCCCTGCAGTTTATCTGCTAACTTCGACATTTACCGTCAATTGCATCGATGTTTGCCAATGCAATGCGATAATTGTTTCATATTGGACCACAAAAGATTTAATACGGCAATCGTTTAATAGAACACTTGTAATCCAATATGACGGGATTAGGAGGGTGATGAAGTCTCCTTCGGCAATGAACGAATCTTTGTGTTTGTTTTTTTGTCTGAAGTTAATATGGCGATAATACGCTTTATTTCTGATTCTCACTCTTATATCATAGAATAAATACGGAGGAAAATAATGAAAAGATTTACAACTATCGCATTAGTTGCTCTTATTGCTCTTGCAGCATTAATCGTGCCTGCAAGCGCTGTAGACGCAACAATAGAAGTGCGCAGTGAAGTTTTCAGTGGTGACAACTTCAGTGACATTTTCGACACAGTAGGCGGAAACATTGAAATTAATTCAACAAACTTTGCAGGTTTCTGGTATGACATTGATGATAACCTTGCAAGTGAAACTCTTACAATCTTAAACAACTCTGCGCTGGTATCAGGCGAGACTATTGATGAGGAAGGTCTATGGTACAATGCAACTATTGTACAGGCAGACTATACAGCAGAATTCGCTAACGAGACTCCAGATGATGACAACAGCACATTCCCACTTATCGGACTCTTCGCTGAGTCATATGTTGCAACAGCTGATGATGATGCAGGCGAGCTTGTAAAGCTTCTGCTCGACACAGATGACAAGTACACACTCAGGACCGGTTCCGCACTCGAACTCGCAGAAGGCTATGAGCTCACTGCAAAGCAGATTGATGTAGAAGGTGACAAGGTCTGGATGGAACTCTCCAAGGACGGAGAATTCGTTGAGGATGAAGTAATTTCAATGCCAACAAATGGTGATGCAGCAACTTGGGACTACGATGCAGATGTCGGAGACCAGGATGATGTAATCGTCTTCAGAGTACTCATTACTGATGTATTCCAGGGTCAGGTAGACAGCCTCGCAGTTGTTGAAGGTATCTGGCTCCTTGACTACGAGAACATTCTCGAGATAGACTCTGCTGATGAATTCGGAGAATTTGAAGTCAATGCTGTATCCAGCACCATTTCAATGTTCAACTCCGGTACACTTACACTTTCAGATGACAAGGACATTGATCTTGCAGAAGGCCTAATGATCACCACTGCAGACTCTGATCTTAGATTTGCTCTTGTGAAGGAATACACCGAGCCTGGAACATACGAGGTTAGAGGATCTGTTGCAGTAGCTACTGATTCATGGACCGCAAATGATTTTGCAGGTTTCTGGTATGACCTTGATGACGATGAATCTTCAGAAACACTTTCAATCACTGTTGATGGCGAAACCGTTGACGAAGAAGACCTCTGGTATAACACAACCATTGTACAGACTTCATACACAGCAGACTTCGCTAACGAGACTCCAGATGATGACAACAGCACATTCCCAATTATTGGACTCTTTGCACAGGAATATGTTGCAACAGCTGATGATGATGCAGGTGAGCTTGTAAAGCTTCTGCTCGACACAGATGACAAGTACACACTCAGGACCGGGTCCGCACTCGAACTTGCAGAAGGCTATGAGCTCACTGCAAAGCAGATCGATGTAGAAGGTGACAAGGTCTGGATGGAACTCTCCAAGGACGGGGAATTCATTGAGGATGAAGTTGTTGATGTCAGCAGCGGTAACCCAGTTACCTGGGACTACGATGCAGATGTCGGAGACAAGGATGACGTAATTGTCTTCAGAGTACTCATTACTGATGTATTCCAGGGTCAGGTAGACAGCCTCGCAGTTGTTGAAGGTATCTGGCTCCTTGACTACGAGAACATTCTCGAGATAGACTCTGCTGATGAATTCGGGGAACTTGAAGTCGACGCTGTAGCCAGCACCATTTCAATGTTCAACTCTGGCACACTCACTTTGTCACAAGACAAGGAAATCGAACTCGCAGAAGGCTTCATGCTCAAGACCGCAGACTCAACTGATCTCAGATACTACCCATTCGTCGAGAGAACAATCGGTGAAGGAATGGAAGTAGTTGAAGGCGATGGTGACGAAGGCGTAGATGAAGAAATGCCTGGTGATGAAGTAGTCGAAGGCGAGGGTGACGAAGTCGTAGAAGAAACCCCAGCTGAAGATGAAACACCTGTAGAAGATGATACTGAAGTAGAAGAAGAAGACACTGAAGAACCTGCAGAATCCCCTGGATTCGAAGCAGTATTCGCAGTAGCTGGTCTTCTCGCAGTAGCATACCTCGTTAGAAGAAACTAAATATCTAAACTAAAGAAGGGTTAATCCCTTCTTTTAACCTTTTTTTTATGATTGATTTTTTTAAAGAGGTGTAACCATGCTTAAAAAAGTCTTTTTGGTTCTAATAATTAGTATTTTAATGTTATCAATCTCCGGTTGCACGGACAAGGTTGTTGAAGAAAGTCTTGTAGACACAGGTGTTGTCACAAATACTATCTCAGACGATGCCAGTAGTCAGAGTCTTATGCCTATTGATGATCTATCCGAAAACTACGAGTTTCTTGGTTCCCGTGACCTATCTGCTGAAAAAGTAGGGAGTGAATACATTTCAGTAGAAGGTATCGAAGGTGGTTCAGAAGGTCTTTATATATATCTGAATTCCACAGATCTTTATATCGATGTTATAGAAATGAACAGCTCATCTTCGGCTGAAGAGTTTATAGTCCAGTATAAGGCAGGGTTCAGAGAATTATCTTCAGGATCACGCTTTACAGAAGAATCCATTAGTGATCATTCTACTGTAAGAATACTTGAATATGTTACAATTGATAAGGCCAATATTCCCAGATACACTTACATCTGGAGCAACGATAAGTTTGTCTTTGTTGTAGGTGGTGCAACAGATGATTATGTTGTTTTGAGTGAGTTGGCTGAAGCAACGGGATATTAACCCGTGCCATTTTTTTTTGATTTTTCTGTTAACTGTTGGCTTTTTCAATCGATATGCTTTAATATAACTTTGTCCTTTTACATGCTGCACTGCCCGGGTAGCCTAGTTGGTTGGGGCGCCAGACTCATAGGGAATAAAATTCCGTGCGTCCAAAATCTCCTGAGATATCTGGAGGTCGCGTGTTCGAGTCACGCTCCGGGCATTCATTTTTTTTATCTTTTTACATTTCAACGCAAAGCATATATGCTGCAAACCTGTAAGGTAATTCATGAACTTCCAGATACTGGATGCTGATTATGTGGGGCATGAAAGTGGCCCAGTGATACGTCTTTTCGGAAGAGCTGAAGACGGTAAAAGCGTCTGCTGTTTTGTACCCGGATTTGAACCGTACTTCTATATCAGTGCTGAAGGGGAGCTCGATGAACTCTCCACTATGCTCAAGGAACGGTTCGATGTGATAAGAAAAGTAGACATCATTCCTAAGTTTGAACCCATTGGATTCCAGGTCTCTAAAAAACCCATGCTAAGGGTAACTACAATGGAACCGCGTAATGT
Encoded proteins:
- a CDS encoding S-layer protein domain-containing protein, with product MKRFTTIALVALIALAALIVPASAVDATIEVRSEVFSGDNFSDIFDTVGGNIEINSTNFAGFWYDIDDNLASETLTILNNSALVSGETIDEEGLWYNATIVQADYTAEFANETPDDDNSTFPLIGLFAESYVATADDDAGELVKLLLDTDDKYTLRTGSALELAEGYELTAKQIDVEGDKVWMELSKDGEFVEDEVISMPTNGDAATWDYDADVGDQDDVIVFRVLITDVFQGQVDSLAVVEGIWLLDYENILEIDSADEFGEFEVNAVSSTISMFNSGTLTLSDDKDIDLAEGLMITTADSDLRFALVKEYTEPGTYEVRGSVAVATDSWTANDFAGFWYDLDDDESSETLSITVDGETVDEEDLWYNTTIVQTSYTADFANETPDDDNSTFPIIGLFAQEYVATADDDAGELVKLLLDTDDKYTLRTGSALELAEGYELTAKQIDVEGDKVWMELSKDGEFIEDEVVDVSSGNPVTWDYDADVGDKDDVIVFRVLITDVFQGQVDSLAVVEGIWLLDYENILEIDSADEFGELEVDAVASTISMFNSGTLTLSQDKEIELAEGFMLKTADSTDLRYYPFVERTIGEGMEVVEGDGDEGVDEEMPGDEVVEGEGDEVVEETPAEDETPVEDDTEVEEEDTEEPAESPGFEAVFAVAGLLAVAYLVRRN
- a CDS encoding transcriptional regulator produces the protein MEELIGFVTGNKNRQKLLALLGSKHQLDAEKLAKNMHIARPSVDKIVEELIDKELIEQECDVYKLTELGETLERKVHNI
- a CDS encoding ATPase domain-containing protein, whose product is MDGLKSISCGIKGLDEILGGMMSPSTILVAGTAGVGKTIMSLQMLSNASKKGEKALYIPITTESTEKLKMYNSTLDFFDNSFEVHPMNRQLAEKDPLTTLIEIGNIIESVKPDRLVIDPVTPLGFGFIEQEKRRFFYTLDSMLQERNMLTFLVGELLKTELHNSVVSHLSDGIIYLTREDSNSKADHRMEFIKMRGLDPGIRSEITSRKYLYNINSTGFAVYPHLKPEKKITLDDTRVGTGIPGLDGMFDGGLLKYNSLLVAGTPGTGKKIFGLQFIMQGLKNNEAGIVVTFEDTPHQMILDAKRMGWDLERYIDDGLLFFICNNPSEIYPGEHAANIKENIETNNINRVFFDGTNHLELSMPDNLELRGYLYSMTNYLKSRNITSLFTTDTAPSECPGNEKIDAASIMDSVLVLHNSRARDRRYMCVTKSRGTKHKRSIKEYAITENGIKLRTDTLI
- a CDS encoding ATPase domain-containing protein, which produces MYDGAVSEEISMEDEANRVKTGIPGFDELCGGGLIRDRTYLISGTSGAGKTNFSIQFIYNGITKYGENGIIVATEERPEQIRENVLKLGWDLQALEDENKLVIIDACSTKIGIPSQEKYVDVRPFEIRSMMDQIIATQEEINAKRALIDSTTSVSFYLQDPAKIRIELLKLSTTLEVIGLTSMMTCELIDESKPSRFGVENFVTDGTIVLYYKRHENVRMRSMEIYKMRGSDHSKKIHPYDITPNGFVIHPHEEVYSMF
- a CDS encoding ribonuclease P protein component 4; protein product: MARSRKKNKAISKIIAQERIQYLFELAKNELCLNPDKSERYVSLARKIGMRHRVSIPAELKRNFCKQCGSLLVTGQNSRRRLKDGNIIITCLKCGGVTRYPFKCIKSK